Proteins from one Fusobacterium periodonticum 1_1_41FAA genomic window:
- a CDS encoding DUF1456 family protein: protein MTNNDFLRRLRYALNLRDSNTVQIFKKGGLTVTREDVINYLKKDIDEGFKKLSNSHLMIFLDGLIIYKRGEKKDAGPSPKIKITKNNLNNILLRKLRIALAFKSYDMIEVFKLGGVEISEAELNALFRSEDHRNYKECGDKYIRVFLKGLIEYYRD, encoded by the coding sequence ATGACTAACAATGATTTTTTAAGAAGACTTAGATATGCATTAAATTTAAGAGACAGTAATACAGTACAAATTTTTAAAAAAGGTGGATTAACTGTTACAAGGGAAGATGTAATTAACTATTTAAAAAAAGATATTGATGAGGGTTTTAAAAAATTATCTAATAGTCATTTAATGATTTTTTTAGATGGATTAATTATCTATAAAAGAGGAGAAAAAAAGGATGCAGGTCCTAGTCCTAAAATAAAAATTACAAAAAATAATTTAAATAATATTTTACTTAGAAAATTAAGAATAGCCCTTGCTTTTAAAAGCTACGATATGATAGAAGTATTTAAACTAGGTGGTGTAGAAATTTCTGAAGCAGAATTGAATGCACTTTTTAGAAGTGAAGATCATAGAAACTACAAAGAATGTGGAGATAAATATATTAGAGTATTTCTAAAAGGTTTAATAGAGTATTACAGAGATTAA
- a CDS encoding glycogen synthase has translation MKILFATGEAFPFIKTGGLGDVSYSLPKALVQKEKLDVRVILPKYSKISNELLKDARHLGHKEIWVAHHNEYVGIEEVELEGVIYYFVDNERYFRRLNVYGEYDDCERFLFFSKAVVETMDITDFKPDIIHCNDWQTALIPIYLKERGIYDVKTVFSIHNLRFQGFFYNNVIEDLLEIDRAKYFQDDGIKYYDMISFLKAGVVYSDYITTVSASYAEEIKTPEFGEGIHGLFQKYDYKLSGIVNGIDKASYPLSKKAHKTLKANLQAKLGLEIEEATPLVAIITRLDRQKGLDFILEKFDEMMTLGIQFVLLGTGEKSYENFFRYKESQYRGYVCSYIGFNQELSTEIYAGADIFLMPSVFEPCGLSQMIAMRYGCIPVVRETGGLKDTVKPYNEYTGEGDGFGFKQANGDDMIKALRYAVTMYRRPEVWKEIIANAKKRDNSWKEPAKRYKEIYQKLLEN, from the coding sequence ATGAAAATTCTTTTTGCAACAGGGGAAGCATTTCCCTTTATAAAAACAGGAGGCTTAGGAGATGTATCTTATTCTCTTCCAAAAGCTTTAGTACAAAAAGAAAAACTTGATGTGAGAGTAATTTTACCTAAATATAGCAAGATTTCAAATGAACTTTTAAAAGATGCTAGACATTTAGGTCACAAAGAAATTTGGGTTGCTCATCACAATGAATATGTAGGAATAGAAGAAGTGGAATTAGAAGGAGTAATTTACTATTTTGTAGATAATGAAAGATATTTTAGAAGGCTTAATGTTTATGGTGAATATGATGACTGTGAGAGATTTTTATTCTTCTCTAAGGCAGTTGTTGAAACTATGGATATTACAGATTTTAAGCCTGATATTATTCACTGTAATGACTGGCAAACAGCACTTATACCAATATATTTAAAAGAAAGAGGAATATATGATGTAAAGACTGTTTTCAGTATACATAACTTAAGATTCCAAGGTTTTTTCTATAACAATGTAATTGAAGATTTACTAGAAATAGATAGAGCTAAATATTTCCAAGATGATGGAATAAAATACTATGATATGATTTCATTCTTAAAAGCTGGAGTTGTATACTCTGACTATATTACAACAGTGAGTGCTAGTTATGCTGAAGAAATAAAAACTCCTGAATTTGGTGAAGGAATACATGGACTATTTCAAAAGTATGACTATAAGTTATCAGGTATAGTAAATGGAATAGACAAGGCTTCATATCCTTTATCTAAAAAAGCTCATAAAACATTAAAAGCTAATTTACAAGCTAAATTAGGTTTAGAGATTGAAGAGGCAACTCCTTTGGTTGCTATAATAACTCGTTTAGATAGACAAAAAGGATTGGATTTTATTCTTGAAAAATTTGATGAAATGATGACTTTAGGAATACAATTTGTTCTTCTAGGAACAGGTGAAAAATCTTATGAAAATTTCTTTAGATATAAAGAAAGTCAATACAGAGGCTATGTATGTTCATATATAGGTTTTAATCAAGAACTCTCTACTGAGATTTATGCAGGAGCAGATATATTCTTAATGCCTTCAGTATTTGAGCCTTGTGGACTTTCTCAAATGATAGCCATGAGATATGGTTGTATTCCTGTAGTAAGAGAAACAGGTGGACTAAAAGATACAGTTAAACCATATAATGAATATACAGGAGAAGGAGATGGTTTTGGTTTTAAACAAGCCAATGGAGATGATATGATAAAGGCATTAAGATATGCTGTTACTATGTATCGTAGACCAGAAGTATGGAAAGAAATTATTGCCAATGCAAAGAAAAGAGATAATTCTTGGAAAGAACCAGCTAAAAGATATAAAGAAATATATCAAAAATTATTAGAAAATTAG
- a CDS encoding glucose-1-phosphate adenylyltransferase, whose product MKRKKMIAMILAGGQGSRLKQLTEDLAKPAVAFGGKYRIIDFTLTNCSHSGIDTVGVLTQYEPHILNNHIGRGSPWDLDRMDGGVTVLQPHTRKNDEKGWYKGTANAIYQNIKFIEEYNPEYVLILSGDHIYKMNYDKMLQYHIQKKADVTIGVFRVPLKDAPSFGIMNTRDDMTIYEFEEKPKEPKSDLASMGIYIFNWEELKKYLEEDEKNPNSDNDFGKNIIPNMLNDGKKLVAYPFEGYWRDVGTIQSFWDAHMDLLSENNDLDLFDKNWRINTRQGIYTPSYFETGSKIKNSLIDKGCLVEGEIYHSVIFSGVKIGKNSKVIDSIIMADTEIGDNVTICKAIIANDVKIADNVVLGDGKEIAVVGEKKVIEK is encoded by the coding sequence ATGAAAAGAAAAAAAATGATTGCTATGATATTAGCTGGAGGACAAGGAAGTCGTCTAAAACAATTAACTGAAGACCTTGCAAAGCCTGCAGTAGCATTTGGTGGGAAATATCGTATAATAGATTTCACTTTAACAAACTGTTCTCATTCTGGGATAGATACTGTTGGTGTATTGACACAATATGAACCTCATATATTAAATAATCATATAGGAAGGGGTTCTCCTTGGGATTTGGATAGAATGGATGGTGGAGTTACTGTATTACAACCTCATACTAGAAAAAATGATGAAAAAGGTTGGTACAAAGGAACAGCTAATGCTATCTATCAAAATATAAAATTTATTGAAGAATACAACCCTGAATATGTTTTAATTTTATCTGGTGACCATATATACAAAATGAATTATGATAAGATGTTGCAATATCATATTCAAAAAAAGGCAGATGTAACTATAGGAGTTTTTAGAGTTCCTTTAAAAGACGCTCCAAGTTTTGGTATTATGAATACAAGAGATGATATGACTATATATGAATTTGAAGAAAAGCCTAAGGAACCAAAGAGTGATTTAGCTTCAATGGGTATATACATCTTTAATTGGGAAGAATTGAAAAAATACTTGGAAGAAGATGAAAAAAATCCAAACTCTGATAATGATTTTGGTAAAAATATAATACCTAATATGTTGAATGATGGTAAAAAGTTAGTAGCATATCCATTTGAAGGTTATTGGAGAGATGTTGGAACTATTCAAAGTTTCTGGGATGCACATATGGACTTATTATCAGAAAATAATGACCTTGATCTTTTTGATAAAAATTGGAGAATAAATACAAGACAGGGTATCTATACACCTTCATATTTTGAAACAGGTTCTAAAATAAAAAATAGTCTAATAGATAAGGGATGTCTTGTTGAAGGAGAAATTTATCACTCAGTTATATTTTCAGGAGTAAAGATAGGAAAAAATTCAAAAGTCATAGATTCTATTATAATGGCCGATACAGAGATAGGGGACAATGTAACTATTTGTAAAGCTATTATTGCAAATGATGTAAAAATAGCTGACAACGTGGTTCTTGGTGATGGAAAAGAGATAGCTGTTGTAGGGGAGAAAAAAGTTATAGAAAAATAG
- the glgD gene encoding glucose-1-phosphate adenylyltransferase subunit GlgD, whose amino-acid sequence MIRNYMAIIYLGDNKQNISPLTKVRSLASIPVGGSYRIIDFALSNVVNSGIRNVGLFCGNEELNSLTDHIGMGAEWDLARKKDGIFIFKRMLDDDLSLNQSRISKNMEYFFRSTQDHIVALNGHMVCNLDISDLIEKHKESGKEITMVYKKVKKANEHFNNCSSVKIDENNRVIGIGQNLFFREEENISLDAFVLSKELMLKLLIDSIQEGKYNVLSEIIARKLPSLNVNAYEFKGYLQCINSTKEYFNFNMNILKKEIREDIFGLKSGRRILTKVKDTPPTIFKETAEVENSLISNGCIIEGKVINSVLSRGTIVEKDVVLEECVILQDCHIKAGSHLKNVIVDKNNIIHENEKLSASEEYPLVIEKGMKWNTKEYQDLMDYIKNK is encoded by the coding sequence ATGATAAGAAATTATATGGCAATAATTTATTTAGGAGATAATAAACAAAATATAAGTCCTTTAACAAAAGTTAGATCTTTAGCATCTATTCCTGTTGGAGGTTCATACAGAATAATAGATTTTGCTTTATCAAATGTTGTAAATTCTGGAATAAGAAATGTAGGTCTATTTTGTGGAAATGAAGAATTAAATTCACTTACAGACCATATTGGTATGGGGGCAGAATGGGATTTAGCAAGAAAAAAAGATGGTATCTTTATTTTCAAAAGAATGCTAGATGATGATCTTTCTCTAAATCAATCAAGAATTAGCAAAAATATGGAATACTTTTTTAGAAGTACACAAGATCATATAGTTGCTTTAAATGGACATATGGTATGTAATTTAGATATTTCAGATTTAATTGAAAAGCATAAAGAATCTGGAAAAGAAATAACTATGGTCTATAAAAAAGTAAAAAAGGCTAATGAACATTTTAATAATTGTTCATCTGTAAAGATTGATGAAAATAATCGTGTTATAGGAATAGGTCAAAATTTATTTTTTAGAGAAGAGGAAAATATTTCTTTAGATGCCTTTGTATTAAGCAAAGAGCTTATGTTAAAATTATTGATAGATAGTATACAAGAAGGAAAATATAATGTTCTGTCAGAAATAATTGCTAGAAAATTACCTTCTCTAAATGTTAATGCTTATGAATTTAAAGGTTATTTACAATGTATAAATTCAACTAAAGAATACTTTAATTTCAATATGAATATATTGAAAAAAGAAATAAGAGAAGATATTTTTGGTTTAAAGAGTGGAAGAAGGATTCTAACTAAAGTTAAGGACACCCCTCCTACTATTTTCAAAGAAACAGCTGAAGTAGAAAATTCATTAATTTCAAATGGATGTATTATAGAAGGTAAGGTAATAAATAGTGTACTATCAAGAGGTACTATTGTAGAAAAAGATGTTGTTTTAGAGGAATGTGTAATCTTACAAGATTGCCATATTAAGGCTGGTTCTCATTTAAAAAATGTAATAGTTGATAAAAATAATATTATCCATGAAAATGAAAAACTATCAGCTTCAGAGGAATATCCATTGGTTATAGAAAAAGGTATGAAGTGGAATACAAAGGAATATCAAGATTTGATGGATTATATTAAGAATAAATAA
- the glgB gene encoding 1,4-alpha-glucan branching protein GlgB, whose translation MSGQMEHYLFHRGEYRQAYEYFGAHPNRSSTIFRIWAPTAKSVAVVGDFNNWNAREEDYCKKITNEGIWEVEIKKVKKDAVYKFQIETSWGQKILKADPYAFYSELRPQTASVVNGKPKFRWGDKKWLNNREIGYAKPINIYEVHLGSWKKKEDGTYYNYREIAELLVEYMLEMNYTHIEIMPITEYPFDGSWGYQATGYYSVTSRYGTPEDFMYFVNYFHKNNLGVILDWVPGHFCKDAHGLYRFDGSACYEYEDQNLGENEWGTANFNVARNEVRSFLVSNLYFWIKEFHIDGVRMDAISNMLYHKDGVSENRASIEFLQYLNQSLHEDYPDVMLVAEDSSAWPLVTKYQADGGLGFDFKWNMGWMNDTLKYIEQDPFFRKSHHGKLTFSFMYAFSENFILPLSHDEIVHGKNAILNKMPGYYEDKLAHVKNLYSYQMAHPGKKLNFMGNEFVQGLEWRYYEQLEWQLLKDNKGSKDIQKYVKALNTLYLEEKALWHDGQNAFEWIEHENIDENMLIFLRKTPDTDDFIIVVFNFSGKDHDKYPVGVNSEGEYECILDSNDKKFGGSYQGKKKNYKTIKKSWNNREQCIEVKIAKNSTIFLKHKKGNEED comes from the coding sequence ATGTCTGGGCAAATGGAACATTATTTATTTCATCGTGGAGAGTACAGACAAGCTTATGAATATTTTGGAGCACATCCAAATAGAAGTTCAACGATATTTCGTATTTGGGCTCCAACAGCAAAGTCAGTAGCTGTTGTTGGTGATTTTAATAATTGGAATGCTAGAGAAGAAGATTATTGTAAAAAAATAACAAATGAAGGTATATGGGAAGTTGAAATAAAGAAAGTAAAAAAAGATGCTGTATATAAATTTCAAATAGAAACTTCTTGGGGACAAAAAATATTGAAAGCAGATCCTTATGCTTTTTATTCAGAACTTAGACCTCAAACAGCCTCTGTAGTTAATGGAAAACCAAAATTTCGTTGGGGAGATAAAAAATGGCTTAATAATAGAGAAATAGGCTATGCTAAACCAATTAATATATATGAAGTTCATCTTGGTTCTTGGAAGAAAAAAGAAGATGGAACTTATTATAATTATAGAGAAATTGCTGAGTTATTGGTTGAGTACATGTTAGAAATGAACTATACTCATATTGAAATAATGCCAATAACAGAATATCCTTTTGATGGTTCTTGGGGCTACCAAGCTACAGGATACTATTCAGTAACTAGCCGTTATGGGACTCCAGAAGACTTTATGTATTTTGTAAATTATTTCCATAAGAATAATTTAGGAGTAATATTGGATTGGGTTCCTGGCCATTTTTGTAAAGATGCACATGGACTATATCGTTTTGATGGAAGTGCATGTTACGAATATGAAGATCAGAATCTTGGAGAAAATGAATGGGGTACGGCTAACTTTAATGTAGCAAGAAATGAAGTTAGAAGTTTTTTAGTATCTAATCTGTACTTTTGGATAAAAGAATTCCATATAGATGGAGTAAGAATGGATGCAATATCTAATATGCTTTACCATAAAGATGGAGTTAGTGAAAATAGAGCTTCTATTGAATTTTTACAATATTTAAATCAAAGCTTACATGAAGATTATCCAGATGTTATGTTAGTAGCTGAAGATTCTTCAGCTTGGCCTCTGGTAACAAAGTATCAGGCTGATGGTGGACTTGGATTTGACTTTAAATGGAATATGGGATGGATGAATGATACTTTAAAATATATAGAGCAAGATCCATTTTTTAGAAAATCACATCATGGTAAATTAACATTTTCATTTATGTATGCATTTTCAGAAAATTTTATATTACCATTATCACATGATGAGATAGTTCATGGTAAAAATGCTATTTTAAATAAGATGCCTGGTTATTATGAAGATAAATTAGCTCATGTCAAAAATTTATACTCTTATCAAATGGCTCATCCTGGAAAAAAATTAAATTTTATGGGAAATGAGTTTGTACAAGGTTTAGAGTGGAGATATTATGAGCAACTTGAATGGCAACTTTTAAAAGATAATAAAGGTTCTAAAGATATACAAAAATATGTAAAAGCTTTAAATACCTTATACCTAGAAGAAAAAGCACTTTGGCATGATGGTCAAAATGCTTTTGAATGGATAGAGCATGAAAACATAGATGAAAATATGTTAATCTTTTTAAGAAAAACTCCTGATACAGATGATTTTATAATAGTTGTGTTTAATTTCTCTGGAAAAGATCATGATAAATACCCTGTAGGAGTAAACTCAGAAGGGGAATATGAATGTATTTTAGATAGTAATGATAAGAAATTTGGAGGTTCTTATCAAGGAAAGAAAAAAAACTACAAAACTATAAAAAAATCTTGGAATAACAGAGAACAATGTATAGAAGTAAAGATTGCAAAAAATTCAACAATATTTTTAAAACATAAGAAGGGAAACGAGGAGGATTAG